Proteins co-encoded in one Longimicrobiaceae bacterium genomic window:
- a CDS encoding septal ring lytic transglycosylase RlpA family protein: MNATKTATACLALLAAAATACTPDRAPEAPADAGQVAVQPAQAPASQMALSPETIDRLKQEYAVLRETPAPEPRPSADANPEEVPKRLRERLPERVLRTVSGEATFYADAFEGRRTASGIPFRQNQMVAAHRAFPFGTLLRVTNLRNDRSVNVRVVDRGPHGARAASRGTIIDLSRRAAESLNYTAAGRAPVRVEVLEWGEGLPRTS, translated from the coding sequence ATGAACGCTACGAAGACGGCCACGGCCTGTCTCGCGCTCCTCGCCGCCGCGGCGACCGCGTGCACACCGGACCGCGCGCCCGAGGCCCCGGCGGACGCCGGGCAGGTGGCGGTGCAGCCGGCGCAGGCGCCCGCGAGCCAGATGGCGCTCTCGCCCGAGACGATCGACCGGCTGAAGCAGGAGTACGCCGTGCTCCGCGAGACCCCCGCCCCCGAGCCCCGGCCGAGCGCGGACGCCAACCCGGAGGAGGTCCCGAAGCGCCTCCGCGAGCGGCTCCCGGAGCGGGTGCTCCGTACGGTGAGCGGCGAGGCCACCTTCTACGCCGACGCCTTCGAGGGGCGCCGCACCGCGAGCGGGATCCCCTTCCGGCAGAACCAGATGGTGGCGGCGCACCGCGCCTTCCCCTTCGGGACCCTGCTGCGGGTGACCAACCTGCGCAACGACCGCTCCGTGAACGTGCGCGTGGTGGACCGCGGTCCGCACGGCGCCCGGGCGGCCTCGCGGGGGACCATCATCGACCTGTCCCGCCGGGCCGCGGAGAGCCTCAACTACACCGCCGCCGGGCGCGCCCCCGTCCGCGTGGAGGTGCTGGAGTGGGGCGAGGGGCTGCCGCGCACCTCGTAG